Proteins encoded in a region of the Deltaproteobacteria bacterium genome:
- a CDS encoding pyridoxamine 5'-phosphate oxidase family protein, translating into MNRQGQIQMTPEEQTEYLKHARTMILCTIDKDGYPHAVAMAFMVKDGCIYMTSFRKAQKVVNAQRNPKVSVLVESGLKYNDLRGVMIRGNCEIIDDADAVWEIMREVRASQEGGTAAPTNAVIQERAKKRAVLKITPTKVSSWDHSKLPPDTY; encoded by the coding sequence ATGAATCGTCAGGGCCAAATTCAGATGACACCGGAAGAGCAGACCGAGTACCTCAAACATGCACGGACGATGATTCTGTGCACGATCGATAAAGACGGGTATCCACATGCGGTCGCCATGGCGTTCATGGTGAAAGACGGATGCATTTACATGACATCCTTCCGCAAGGCGCAGAAAGTGGTGAACGCGCAACGAAATCCGAAAGTTTCTGTCTTGGTCGAGTCGGGGCTCAAATATAATGACCTCCGGGGAGTGATGATCCGCGGCAACTGCGAGATCATTGACGATGCGGATGCGGTGTGGGAGATCATGCGCGAAGTCCGCGCTTCCCAAGAAGGCGGCACCGCCGCTCCTACCAATGCCGTTATCCAAGAGCGTGCGAAGAAGCGCGCCGTCCTCAAGATCACTCCAACGAAGGTGTCGAGCTGGGACCACAGCAAGTTGCCGCCGGATACGTATTGA